From a region of the Takifugu flavidus isolate HTHZ2018 chromosome 18, ASM371156v2, whole genome shotgun sequence genome:
- the mpst gene encoding 3-mercaptopyruvate sulfurtransferase yields MAAQTRALVSAQWLADAIRNSLIGPRLRVLDTSWYLPKTKRNPKAEFAQKHIPGSSFFDIDECSDKTSALDHMLPSADHFSRYVAGLGIGHDTHVVVYDTSDFGSYSAPRVWWMFRLFGHSLVSVLDGGMKNWLAEGLEVTPEYSQPSCAEFSATLNRDWVKSYEDVLENTRTGLVQIVDARSAGRFRGTEPEPREDTLPGHFPGAVNMPFTSFMDPSGKELGNEDLIRLFREAGIDLNKPLWTTCGSGVTACHVVLAAHLLGHPGACVYDGSWSEWFKRASPDLVISEGEGKKV; encoded by the exons ATGGCGGCTCAGACCCGGGCTCTGGTGTCGGCCCAGTGGCTGGCAGATGCCATCAGAAATAGCCTCATCGGGCCGAGGCTCCGCGTTCTGGACACTTCGTGGTACCTCCCGAAAACCAAGCGGAACCCGAAGGCTGAGtttgcacagaaacacatcccCGGATCGTCCTTCTTTGACATCGACGAATGCTCCGACAAGACCTCCGCGCTGGATCACATGCTGCCCAGCGCCGATCACTTCTCCCGGTATGTGGCGGGTTTGGGCATCGGCCACGACACGCACGTCGTGGTTTACGACACCAGCGACTTCGGCTCGTACAGCGCGCCGCGGGTGTGGTGGATGTTCCGCCTGTTCGGACACAGCCTGGTGTCGGTGCTGGACGGGGGGATGAAGAACTGGCTGGCCGAAGGCTTGGAGGTCACCCCCGAGTACTCCCAGCCGAGCTGCGCGGAGTTCTCGGCGACCCTCAACCGGGACTGGGTGAAGAGCTATGAGGACGTGCTGGAGAACACCAGAACCGGGCTGGTCCAGATTGTGGATGCCAGGTCAGCGGGACGGTTCAGGGGGACGGAGCCGGAGCCCCGAGAGG ACACCCTCCCGGGTCACTTCCCCGGTGCCGTCAACATGCCCTTCACTTCATTCATGGATCCTTCCGGAAAGGAGCTGGGGAACGAGGACCTGATCAGACTGTTCCGGGAGGCGGGGATCGACCTGAACAAGCCTCTCTGGACCACCTGCGGGTCAGGCGTCACCGCCTGCCACGTGGTGCTGGCTGCTCACCTGCTGGGCCACCCCGGGGCGTGTGTTTACGACGGCTCCTGGTCCGAATGGTTTAAGAGGGCTTCTCCAGACCTGGTCATCTCtgagggagagggaaagaaggTGTAG
- the LOC130514776 gene encoding thiosulfate sulfurtransferase-like → MGAPSQVLVSAKWLSDMVKRNLVGPRLRILDTSWYLPMMKRDGRKEFAQAHIAGASFFDIDECVDPASKFDHTLPSPDIFADYVGNLGVGNNSHVVVYDASDFGSFTCTRVWWMFRFFGHSNVSVLNGGLRNWVREGHPVTAAHSRQEWARFTATRNHPSWVKSFEDVTRNIREQEFQVVDVRPHQRFLGKEPEPREGVQSGHIPGSKCMPFFGFLDDEGMFLSTEKLKQFFEMSQVDLKKPLCGSCGSGVTACHMVLAAHLCGAPGASVYDGSWYEWFTKAPPEHVVSQVKSQL, encoded by the exons ATGGGAGCACCAAGTCAGGTTCTGGTTTCGGCTAAATGGCTTTCGGACATGGTCAAACGCAACTTGGTGGGTCCGCGCCTGCGGATCCTGGATACGTCCTGGTACTTGCCAATGATGAAGAGggacgggaggaaggagttcGCCCAGGCTCACATCGCGGGCGCGTCTTTCTTCGACATTGACGAGTGCGTTGACCCCGCTTCCAAGTTCGATCACACCCTCCCCAGCCCGGACATTTTCGCGGACTATGTGGGGAACCTGGGGGTCGGGAACAACAGCCACGTGGTTGTGTACGACGCCAGCGACTTCGGATCGTTCACCTGCACCCGCGTCTGGTGGATGTTTCGGTTCTTCGGACATTCCAACGTGTCGGTGCTGAACGGGGGGCTGAGGAACTGGGTCAGAGAAGGTCACCCGGTCACAGCGGCTCACAGCAGACAAGAATGGGCCCGATTCACGGCCACCAGGAATCACCCGTCCTGGGTGAAGTCGTTTGAAGATGTCACCCGAAACATCAGGGAGCAGGAGTTCCAGGTGGTGGATGTGAGGCCGCACCAAAGGTTCCTGGGAAAAGAGCCGGAACCAAGAGAAG GGGTCCAATCGGGTCACATCCCTGGCTCCAAGTGCATGCCATTCTTCGGGTTCCTTGACGATGAGGGCATGTTCCTGTCCACTGAGAAGCTGAAGCAGTTTTTCGAGATGTCGCAGGTGGACCTGAAGAAGCCCCTGTGCGGGTCGTGCGGTTCTGGCGTGACTGCCTGTCACATGGTGCTGGCTGCCCATCTGTGCGGGGCCCCCGGGGCGTCGGTGTACGACGGGTCCTGGTACGAATGGTTCACCAAGGCTCCACCGGAGCATGTCGTCTCCCAGGTCAAAAGTCAGCTTTAA
- the si:ch211-256m1.8 gene encoding uncharacterized protein si:ch211-256m1.8, whose product MALLNFPIPDLAVTLQEVNRVLELILSPELFSDFKNSVKHQREVLLEVQKKFTTLAKDQENWVTEIFKRSLLSCDDPLPTSTALPFVLLPSQAKQRSQLGRAAALLWAAAKLRAEPCLLEGSTSLECTQQSELFAATRIPGRNQDEIKVYPDSTHAIVICGGGVFPIDVMSRPCDGSALSARPFRDIYNQLVGVMDQPRAAKENDPSVICSLSALDRKSWAASREDILEQGEDTAVSLGMMESALLALCLDESNAPPEMAAILDALKLGGGGKGSPGFRYYDKVLNVVVFKDGTAGMLFEHSAVDGMVACLVAHCVYTLSETSELNLVCNTTENMNGPSKENGDTALPAPLMFSFNTLNMQKSGLDAGLPQQVLSFDVISYPDAFSALRGQRGLFDAWINFSLQLSLRETFGESAANRFLIVTPTHMRHYKHGRCDPTYSITVHSRKLVDALASYFGSENTIEYSTDLLHLFHVAFMEHKRLIKNTKKGQGVGPHIATLRQSLPSDNPLKEYLDHFRCPPVYITGTDVMEPVECLVGNVYAPNQLAVGYLWRRDKVCIVLNGNGKFCLSLGKLQKSLKKNLELMMLLAVQDAIAHQMGAQESIFKECQTDKRDGEMTRRQENSKGLGSEVNSDYTLVIHGGAGEDMMLNTKEMKLVEFALEAALTVGSQMLQNGGSGLDAVQRSVEALENCFLFNAGKGSVLNKDGKHETEATIVDGNEKRSGSVACLQSVKNPIKAARCVMEKSSHSLIVGEGAEEFLSGLEEKQEFVAPEYFYTDVRHRELMAKINRINPSKVHPQTVGAVALDRFQKLAAASSTGGLVGKLKGRVGDTAVVGAGIYADDKVALACSGDGDIFLRHTVAQKIASLYHHKGPHLRQACKEVMAENLDGTCAGIIAVDGKGEAIIETNGSVMFVASVVNGISKVEVLRPMTSYSNVIWETDDLVAYLNPKPWTPGSSILTRKTLGGPSSIFQLAVHDFVAMLHGARAVSNLLCERLGVQRCALVFNPTPGEPACLKILPLHGLEAKWQPYLSIEEEFHPCSPGYCTSKSGPRWDDEELAEVQIQIRTGLPNSAGELCFDFFGDASCENLFSRIVRGEQQQWRVWEDDQHIAFLTPYPNSPGLTVMVPRKPLSSNIFKLEDDDYKALVLATYKVAKLLENTMKTKNVGLMVEGFEIDYAHVKLIPLLPSPDGSIPTELHSEFHKNYPGYVSSLDGPAADPVEIEKLHSKIMQCRPPHSWKDPESHSMLAINNHWYRNLFQIQNTLFHSTVDYFHTSCQYSYALTPVTSDTISSPLGLGSDSEPVSVNLLGQDVYLADSMQFSLEYFLRFQDNLPGVYYISPSFRGEDPDSTHLNQFYHVECELVGGIEQAIAIAERYLAHLTKSMLKNHSDMILNTAGTLEHVTALLEKLDGKTPLPKVPLDDAISMMPSADCFEWVQDGQPQYGRKLTRKGERFLIKKFGSVVWLTEMDHLGVPFYQAYVEGTGQKKAKAADLLFGLGETLGLGERHLAPETVEAALRQHAVQVKSYKWYINMRQVKPMRTSGWGMGSERYLCWLLQHDDIRDVVIIPRMKGIKYMP is encoded by the exons ATGGCCCTTCTCAATTTCCCCATTCCTGATTTGGCCGTGACATTGCAGGAAGTGAATCGTGTCCTTGAGCTTATTTTGAGCCCGGAGCTTTTTTCTGACTTCAAAAATTCAGTGAAACACCAGAGGGAAGTCCTCCTAGAAGTCCAGAAGAAATTTACAACTCTCGCTAAAGACCAAGAGAACTGGGTTACTGAAATTTTCAAGAGGAGCCTGTTGTCCTGCGACGATCCCCTGCCCACCTCCACGGCGCTCCCTTTTGTGCTCCTTCCTTCCCAGGCCAAGCAACGCTCCCAGCTGGGGAGGGCGGCTGCTCTTCTTTGGGCAGCGGCAAAACTACGCGCCGAGCCCTGTTTGCTGGAGGGCAGCACGTCCCTGGAGTGCACCCAGCAGTCGGAGCTATTTGCTGCGACCCGCATTCCTGGCAGAAATCAAGATGAGATTAAG GTCTATCCTGATAGCACCCATGCCATCGTCATTTGTGGCGGTGGTGTGTTCCCCATTGATGTAATGTCCCGGCCTTGTGATGGTAGCGCGCTCTCAGCTCGACCCTTTCGTGACATCTATAACCAGTTGGTCGGCGTGATGGATCAGCCCAGAGCGGCCAAAGAGAATGATCCCTCTGTCATTTGCAGCCTCTCAGCTCTGGACCGCAAATCCTGGGCTGCTTCCAGGGAAGACATTCTGGAGCAAGGAGAGGACACGGCTGTCTCTCTAGGGATGATGGAAAGTGCCCTGCTTGCACTCTGTTTGGATGAAAGCAATGCACCCCCTGAGATGGCTGCTATCCTTGATGCACTTAAGCttggaggtggaggaaaagggagtccaggcttcagatactatgACAAG GTCCTGAATGTGGTGGTGTTCAAAGATGGCACAGCTGGAATGCTGTTTGAACACAGTGCTGTGGATGGAATGGTGGCTTGCCTTGTGGCCCATTGTGTCTACACCCTGTCAGAAACCAGCGAGCTAAACCTGGTCTGCAATACCACAGAAAACATGAATGGACCCTCCAAAGAAAATGGTGATACAGCTCTTCCAGCTCCCCTGATGTTTTCCTTCAACACTCTGAACATGCAAAAATCAGGCCTTGACGCAGGACTACCCCAACAAGTGCTTTCTTTTGATGTGATCTCGTACCCTGATGCTTTTTCAGCtctcagaggacagagaggcctGTTTGATGCTTGGATCAACTTCTCCTTGCAGCTTTCCCTGAGAGAGACCTTTGGGGAGTCTGCTGCTAATCGCTTCCTGATTGTCACCCCAACCCACATGCGCCACTACAAACATGGCCGCTGTGATCCGACATACTCGATCACAGTGCACTCTCGCAAATTAGTAGATGCATTGGCTTCCTACTTTGGTTCAGAGAACACAATTGAGTACTCAACTGATCTGCTCCACTTGTTCCATGTTGCTTTTATGGAGCATAAACGCCTGATCAAAAATACCAAGAAAGGTCAAGGTGTTGGTCCCCATATAGCCACCCTGCGTCAATCATTACCCTCTGACAACCCCCTGAAGGAGTACCTGGATCATTTCCGTTGTCCGCCTGTCTACATCACAGGCACAGACGTGATGGAGCCTGTGGAGTGTCTAGTAGGAAATGTTTATGCCCCCAACCAGTTGGCTGTAGGCTACCTCTGGAGACGGGACAAGGTTTGCATTGTGCTAAATGGGAATGGAAAATTTTGCCTGTCATTGGGGAAGCTTCAAAAAAGTCTGAAGAAAAACCTGGAGTTGATGATGCTGCTTGCTGTCCAGGATGCTATTGCACACCAAATGGGAGCACAGGAGTCTATATTCAAAGAGTGTCAAACTGACAAACGGGATGGTGAGATGACTCGTCGCCAAGAGAATTCAAAGGGTCTAGGCTCTGAAGTTAACTCGGACTACACTCTGGTCATTCATGGGGGTGCTGGAGAAGACATGATGCTGAACACCAAAGAGATGAAGCTTGTAGAGTTTGCCTTGGAGGCAGCTTTAACTGTAGGTTCCCAAATGCTTCAAAATGGAGGCAGTGGCCTGGATGCTGTTCAAAGATCAGTGGAAGCTCTGGAGAACTGTTTCTTGTTTAATGCAGGTAAAGGCTCTGTGTTAAAcaaagatggaaaacatgaaaCCGAAGCAACCATTGTTGATGGCAATGAAAAGAGATCTGGGTCAGTTGCTTGCTTGCAAAGTGTGAAGAACCCCATAAAAGCAGCCAGATGTGTCATGGAAAAAAGCTCACATTCACTCATTGttggagaaggagctgaagagTTTTTGAGTGGgttggaagaaaaacaggagttTGTTGCACCCGAGTATTTCTACACTGATGTACGTCACAGAGAGCTCATGGCAAAGATCAACCGCATAAATCCTTCTAAAGTTCACCCTCAGACAGTTGGTGCTGTGGCCCTTGATCGATTTCAAAAACTGGCAGCTGCCTCCTCAACAGGTGGGCTGGTTGGAAAGCTGAAAGGGCGAGTTGGAGATACAGCAGTAGTAGGGGCAGGAATATATGCTGATGACAAGGTTGCGCTTGCATGCTCTGGTGATGGTGATATATTTTTGAGACACACGGTTGCACAGAAAATAGCTAGTCTCTACCACCACAAAGGACCCCATCTCAGGCAGGCATGTAAAGAGGTGATGGCAGAGAACCTGGATGGAACCTGTGCAGGCATTATAGCTGTGGATGGTAAAGGTGAGGCAATTATTGAAACAAATGGCAGTGTCATGTTTGTGGCATCAGTGGTAAATGGCATTTCAAAGGTGGAGGTCCTTAGGCCCATGACAAGCTACTCAAATGTAATCTGGGAAACTGACGATCTGGTTGCATATCTTAATCCCAAACCGTGGACACCTGGGTCATCCATTCTGACTAGAAAGACTCTCGGTGGGCCAAGCAGTATCTTTCAGTTGGCTGTACATGATTTTGTGGCTATGCTACATGGTGCAAGAGCAGTTTCAAACTTGTTATGTGAGAGACTGGGGGTGCAGCGATGTGCCTTGGTTTTCAATCCAACCCCAGGGGAACCAGCTTGCCTAAAAATCCTTCCACTTCATGGCCTGGAGGCAAAATGGCAGCCCTATCTTTCCATTGAAGAAGAGTTCCACCCTTGCAGTCCAGGTTATTGCACTTCAAAAAGTGGACCCCGTTGGGACGATGAAGAGCTGGCTGAGGTTCAGATCCAGATTAGAACCGGACTTCCAAATTCAGCTGGGGAGTTGTGCTTTGACTTCTTTGGAGATGCCTCTTGTGAAAACTTGTTCAGTCGTATTGTACGTGGAGAGCAACAACAATGGCGAGTCTGGGAAGATGATCAGCATATTGCCTTTTTGACCCCATACCCCAACTCTCCAGGACTTACTGTTATGGTGCCACGCAAGCCACTGTCCAGCAACATATTTAAATTGGAGGACGATGACTACAAAGCTCTAGTCCTAGCCACTTATAAAGTTGCTAAGCTCCTGGAAAACACGATGAAAACCAAAAATGTTGGCCTGATGGTTGAGGGCTTTGAGATCGACTACGCCCATGTGAAGCTGATTCCTTTGTTGCCGTCCCCTGATGGTAGCATTCCTACTGAACTGCATTCAGAATTCCACAAAAACTATCCTGGCTATGTTTCCTCACTGGATGGTCCAGCTGCAGACCCTGTTGAAATTGAAAAGCTTCACTCCAAGATTATGCAGTGCCGTCCTCCTCATTCATGGAAAGACCCAGAATCTCACTCCATGCTGGCCATCAATAACCACTGGTATCGCAACCTGTTCCAGATTCAGAACACTCTGTTCCACAGCACAGTGGACTATTTTCACACTTCATGCCAGTATTCTTATGCCCTAACCCCAGTCACATCAGATACTATCTCCTCCCCCTTGGGCCTTGGATCTGACTCTGAGCCTGTTTCTGTTAACCTGCTGGGTCAGGATGTCTATTTGGCTGACTCGATGCAGTTTTCACTTGAGTATTTCCTTCGCTTCCAGGATAATCTACCCGGGGTGTACTACATATCTCCCAGCTTCAGAGGCGAAGATCCTGATTCCACTCACTTAAACCAGTTCTACCATGTGGAGTGTGAACTTGTGGGTGGCATTGAACAAGCGATTGCCATAGCAGAGAGGTACTTGGCTCACCTTACCAAGTCCATGTTGAAAAATCACTCTGACATGATCCTCAACACTGCTGGGACCCTTGAGCATGTCACTgccctgctggagaagctggatGGAAAGACCCCACTTCCAAAAGTCCCACTGGATGACGCCATCTCCATGATGCCCTCGGCTGACTGTTTTGAGTGGGTGCAGGATGGTCAGCCCCAGTATGGCAGAAAGCTAACGCGCAAAGGGGAGCGCTTCCTGATTAAGAAATTTGGTAGCGTGGTTTGGCTGACTGAAATGGATCACTTAGGAGTTCCGTTCTACCAGGCATACGTTGAGGGCACAGGGCAAAAGAAAGCCAAAGCAGCTGACCTTCTCTTTGGACTGGGGGAGACTTTGGGACTGGGTGAACGTCATCTTGCTCCAGAGACGGTGGAGGCTGCCCTGAGGCAGCATGCTGTGCAGGTCAAGTCCTACAAATGGTACATCAACATGCGGCAGGTGAAACCCATGCGCACTAGTGGCTGGGGCATGGGTTCCGAGAGGTATTTGTGTTGGCTCCTTCAGCATGACGATATCAGAGATGTTGTCATCATTCCCAGGATGAAAGGAATAAAGTACATGCCCTGA
- the mief1 gene encoding mitochondrial dynamics protein MID51 yields MAGWNGNRKGKKDDNGIGTAIDFMLSNAKLVLGVGGAAMLGIATLAVKRMYDRAISAPTSPTKMEQSGKKSWEEPVWMGSSPRVLNHDMKSTVSRSLQSLPTSSHALEPDCLRRAVGRAVAGGSGPSQSDMLRARMRLSLQEHLWEFYKCNVNIPAEEQALARKAALDICAELRVFLHAKLPDMPLREMYLSGSLYDDLQVVTADHAQLMVPLVLEKNLWSSIPGEDTIMNVPGFWLIRRENLEYFPRNSSYWDRCMVGGYLSPKSVLEVFDKLVAGSINWPAIGSILDYVIRPVVPSETLTLEVQYETDRKLYVDFLPLLVMEDGTSLIAKPHRLAAERHENLWRESFRVAETARLRALDQEDGGCRCTCLKVAKAVCKLNPALNRLNASQLTNAILLLCEKEGDWTQEALADRFLQLLRALVGHLEAGTLPCALSPKVNLFCELTEQEVDELGYTLYCALSDPEGLLRSAAMQPSSP; encoded by the exons ATGGCAGGGTGGAATGGAAACCGTAAAGGCAAGAAAGATGACAATGGGATTGGCACAGCCATTGATTTCATGCTTTCTAATGCTAAGCTTGTGCTGGGAGTGGGTGGAGCAGCCATGCTTGGCATAGCAACTCTGGCTGTCAAAAGA ATGTACGACCGTGCCATCAGCGctcccaccagccccaccaAGATGGAGCAAAGTGGAAAGAAAAGTTGGGAGGAGCCAGTGTGGATGGGTTCCTCCCCGCGGGTGTTGAACCATGACATGAAGTCCACTGTTAGCAGGTCACTGCAGTCTTTACCCACTTCTTCACACGCTCTGGAGCCCG ACTGTCTGCGGAGGGCCGTGGGCCGAGCCGTTGCGGGAGGGAGTGGCCCTTCCCAGTCAGACATGCTGCGGGCTCGGATGCGTCTGTCGCTGCAGGAGCACCTGTGGGAATTTTATAAATGCAATGTCAACATCCCCGCTGAAGAGCAGGCTCTGGCGAGAAAGGCGGCCCTCGACATCTGCGCTGAGCTCCGAGTGTTCCTCCACGCCAAACTGCCCGACATGCCCCTCAGAGAGATGTACCTCAGTGGAAGCTTGTATGATGACCTCCAG GTGGTGACAGCAGACCACGCCCAGCTCATGGTACCTCTCGTCTTGGAAAAGAACCTGTGGTCGTCCATCCCTGGAGAGGACACTATCATGAACGTTCCGGGTTTCTGGCTCATCCGCAGGGAGAACCTGGAGTATTTCCCACGCAACAGCAGCTACTGGGACCGCTGCATGGTCGGGGGTTACCTCTCTCCTAAGTCGGTCCTGGAGGTTTTTGACAAGCTTGTAGCTGGATCCATTAACTGGCCAGCCATCGGGAGCATCCTGGACTACGTCATCCGTCCCGTGGTACCCTCAGAAACGCTCACCTTGGAGGTTCAGTATGAAACGGATAGAAAGCTGTACGTGGATTTCCTGCCCTTGCTTGTGATGGAGGACGGAACGTCGCTGATTGCCAAACCTCACCGACTTGCCGCAGAGCGTCACGAAAACCTGTGGCGGGAGAGCTTCCGCGTGGCCGAGACGGCACGGCTCAGGGCCCTCGATCAGGAGGACGGAGGCTGCCGATGCACCTGCCTAAAGGTGGCGAAAGCGGTGTGCAAGCTCAACCCGGCGCTGAACCGGCTCAACGCCAGCCAGCTCACCAACGCCATACTGCTGCTCTGTGAAAAGGAAGGCGACTGGACTCAGGAAGCACTGGCCGACCGCTTCCTTCAGTTGCTACGGGCGCTGGTGGGACACCTGGAGGCTGGGACACTGCCCTGCGCCCTCAGTCCCAAAGTGAACTTGTTCTGCGAGCTTAccgaacaggaagtggacgagCTGGGATATACGCTTTACTGCGCCCTCTCAGATCCAGAGGGTCTGCTGAGAAGCGCTGCGATGCAGCCCTCCAGTCCGTGA
- the napsa gene encoding napsin-A: protein MARIQAFLIIGALLITESAAITSISLHRARSLRPRMSNNQRSLLRVAASSTDPESPAVRLINIYDLQYFGKISIGTPPQEFTVLFDTGSSDLWVPSVYCSPLYLACGLHRHYRSYRSSTYVQCDRRFFIEYQSGRLSGFVSKDTLSIGGLQVPGQLFGEAVRQPGETFIYTQFDGILGMAYPSISTIAPVFDGIMAAKLLPQNVFSFYLNRDPEAAIGGQLILGGLNPEHYAGELHYVNVTRKAYWQIEVNGISVGDQLSLCKPSCQTIVDTGTSLITGPSEEIRALHNAIPGMSRQKDENIIDCELIPSLPVISFNIGGKLFPLNPEDYIWKEMGRGPAVCQSLFMALDMGPPAAPLWNLGDVFIMKYYTVFDRDADRVGLPSQNSPPL from the exons ATGGCACGGATCCAGGCATTTTTAATCATCGGGGCGCTGCTGATAACAGAAAGCGCCGCTATCACCAG CATTTCTCTACATAGAGCGAGGAGTCTGCGACCCCGGATGAGCAACAATCAGAGGTCTCTGCTCCGTGTTGCAGCCAGCTCTACGGACCCCGAGTCACCAGCAGTGAGGCTGATCAACATCTATGAT CTCCAGTATTTTGGGAAGATCAGCATCGGCACTCCTCCGCAGGAATTCACCGTGCTGTTTGACACgggctcctctgacctctgggtcCCCTCCGTTTACTGCTCTCCCCTGTACCTGGCGTGTG GCCTCCATCGTCATTACAGGTCCTACAGATCGAGCACGTATGTTCAGTGCGACAGGAGGTTTTTCATTGAGTATCAGAGCGGCAGGTTGTCTGGCTTCGTCAGCAAGGACACTCTCTCC ATTGGAGGTCTGCAAGTGCCTGGCCAGCTCTTTGGAGAAGCAGTGAGGCAACCTGGGGAAACCTTCATTTATACTCAGTTTGATGGGATCTTGGGCATGGCCTATCCGTCCATTTCAACCATCGCTCCGGTTTTCGACGGGATCATGGCGGCTAAGCTGCTGCCACAGAACGTTTTCTCCTTTTACCTGAACAG AGACCCAGAGGCAGCTATAGGTGGACAGCTGATACTAGGGGGGCTTAACCCGGAGCACTATGCCGGAGAATTGCACTACGTCAACGTCACGCGAAAGGCCTACTGGCAGATCGAGGTTAACGG GATCAGTGTTGGTGACCAGCTGAGCCTCTGTAAACCCAGTTGCCAAACCATCGTTGACACGGGAACGAGCCTCATAACCGGTCCTTCAGAGGAAATCAGAGCGCTGCACAACGCGATCCCAGGCATGTCGAGGCAAAAGGACGAG AACATCATTGACTGTGAGCTGATTCCCTCTCTGCCCGTCATCTCCTTCAACATTGGAGGGAAACTGTTTCCCCTGAACCCAGAGGATTACATCTGGAAG GAAATGGGCAGGGGTCCAGCAGTCTGTCAGTCCCTCTTCATGGCCTTGGATATGGGCCCTCCTGCAGCACCTTTGTGGAACTTGGGAGACGTCTTCATCATGAAGTACTACACCGTCTTTGACAGGGATGCGGACCGCGTGGGCTTGCCCTCGCAAAATAGCCCGCCGCTTTAG